In a genomic window of Halalkalicoccus subterraneus:
- a CDS encoding PPC domain-containing DNA-binding protein, producing the protein MQYREVHTKREFVARMETGADWREELESLAEEAEIDAGFFYALGAVQDAEVHFYDQREKAYDAVTFEEPLEVAACMGNVSWLDAERFAHTHAVLSRPSGQAIAGHLDSGTVFAGECYMREFDEDLVRKPDTTTGLDLWL; encoded by the coding sequence ATGCAGTACCGCGAGGTCCATACGAAACGAGAGTTCGTCGCCCGGATGGAGACCGGCGCAGACTGGCGTGAGGAGCTAGAGAGCCTCGCCGAGGAGGCCGAGATCGATGCGGGCTTCTTCTACGCGCTCGGCGCGGTTCAGGACGCCGAGGTCCACTTCTACGACCAGCGCGAGAAGGCCTACGATGCCGTGACGTTCGAGGAACCCCTCGAAGTCGCCGCCTGTATGGGGAACGTCTCGTGGCTCGACGCAGAGCGCTTCGCACATACTCACGCGGTGCTCTCGCGACCCAGCGGGCAGGCGATCGCGGGCCATCTCGACTCCGGGACCGTCTTCGCCGGCGAGTGTTACATGCGCGAGTTCGACGAGGATCTCGTCCGTAAACCCGACACGACCACCGGGCTGGACCTCTGGCTGTAG
- a CDS encoding DUF7556 family protein, translating to MSTKATPASAVDGEHEVMASIDDAPDEQRVIIADVTMEGAWLSMPLRDAASLPDWR from the coding sequence ATGTCCACGAAAGCGACTCCGGCGTCCGCTGTGGATGGCGAGCACGAGGTCATGGCCTCGATAGACGACGCGCCCGACGAGCAGCGCGTCATTATTGCCGACGTGACGATGGAGGGTGCGTGGCTCTCCATGCCCCTTCGTGACGCCGCATCGCTTCCGGACTGGCGGTAA